In Astatotilapia calliptera chromosome 20, fAstCal1.2, whole genome shotgun sequence, one genomic interval encodes:
- the ctdsp2 gene encoding carboxy-terminal domain RNA polymerase II polypeptide A small phosphatase 2, with product MESSVITQVQKEDVQVSPKTGQVSRSALKQPRSCNIFKALFCCLQAQDGPKSPALPPPPPPPSPSQQGLLESQENGMVVKLSEPNLLPEVTAQDQGKLCVVIDLDETLVHSSFKPISNADFIVPVEIEGTTHQVYVLKRPYVDEFLQRMGELFECVLFTASLAKYADPVTDLLDQGGVFRTRLFRESCVFHQGCYVKDLSRLGRDLHKTLILDNSPASYIFHPNNAIPVVSWFDDVDDAELLNLLPVFEDLSQADNVYTRLDQLRGQ from the exons ATGGAAAGTTCTGTTATCACCCAAGTGCAAAAAGAAGACGTCCAAGTGTCACCGAAAACAG GCCAGGTGAGCCGGTCTGCCCTGAAACAGCCGCGGAGTTGCAACATCTTCAAAGCGCTTTTCTGTTGCCTCCAAGCTCAGGATGGCCCCAAATCACCAGCACTGCCGCCGCCGCCACCGCCGCCATCACCCTCCCAGCAGGGATTGCTGGAGTCACAGGAAAATGGGATGGTTGTCAAG CTATCTGAACCAAACCTGCTGCCTGAGGTGACGGCCCAGGACCAAGGGAAGCTATGTGTGGTCATAGACCTGGATGAGACCCTGGTGCACAGCTCATTCAAG CCTATTAGTAATGCAGACTTCATCGTGCCTGTGGAGATAGAGGGGACCACACACCAG GTGTATGTGCTGAAGAGGCCGTATGTGGACGAGTTCCTGCAGAGAATGGGCGAATTGTTTGAATGTGTGCTGTTTACAGCCAGTCTCGCTAAG TACGCAGACCCGGTGACGGACCTGCTGGACCAGGGAGGAGTATTCCGGACCCGGTTGTTTCGGGAATCTTGTGTATTCCACCAGGGCTGCTATGTCAAGGATTTAAGCCGCCTAGGCAGAGACCTCCACAAAACCCTCATCCTGGACAACTCTCCTGCCTCTTACATATTCCACCCAAATAATGCT ATTCCGGTGGTGTCGTGGTTTGACGACGTGGATGATGCTGAGCTGCTAAACCTTCTTCCTGTGTTTGAAGATCTTAGCCAAGCTGATAACGTTTACACCCGGCTGGACCAGCTTCGTGGACAATAG